One genomic window of Nocardioides daphniae includes the following:
- a CDS encoding LytR/AlgR family response regulator transcription factor, with protein sequence MNPSRQPVPPSGLRVLVVDDERPALDELAYLLSRDARVGGVLTCDSATEALRLLRETEVDAVFLDISMPGLTGLEMAQVLARFRTPPPIVFVTAHEQHAVEAFELAAVDYVLKPVREDRLAEAVRRVVEGAAPAPATSDEQIAVELGGVTRFVNRRDITHVEAQGDYVRLHVGPVSHLLRAPLSQLEAEWGDAGFVRIHRSLLVALAHIDEVRMDQGRCTVVVDGAELTVSRRHTRALREMLLKRRAQP encoded by the coding sequence ATGAACCCCAGCCGTCAGCCCGTGCCGCCCAGCGGCCTGCGGGTGCTCGTGGTCGACGACGAGCGCCCGGCGCTCGACGAGCTCGCCTACCTGCTCTCCCGCGACGCACGGGTGGGCGGGGTGCTGACCTGCGACTCCGCGACCGAGGCGCTGCGGCTGCTGCGCGAGACCGAGGTCGACGCGGTCTTCCTGGACATCTCGATGCCGGGCCTGACCGGCCTGGAGATGGCGCAGGTGCTGGCCCGCTTCCGCACCCCGCCGCCGATCGTCTTCGTGACCGCCCACGAGCAGCACGCGGTGGAGGCCTTCGAGCTCGCCGCCGTCGACTACGTCCTCAAGCCGGTGCGCGAGGACCGGCTGGCCGAGGCCGTACGCCGCGTCGTCGAGGGCGCCGCGCCTGCCCCGGCGACCAGCGACGAGCAGATCGCCGTCGAGCTCGGGGGCGTGACCCGCTTCGTCAACCGGCGCGACATCACCCACGTCGAGGCGCAGGGTGACTACGTACGCCTGCACGTCGGCCCCGTCTCGCACCTGCTCCGCGCGCCGCTCTCGCAGCTGGAGGCCGAGTGGGGCGACGCCGGCTTCGTCCGGATCCACCGCTCCCTGCTGGTCGCCCTGGCCCACATCGACGAGGTCCGGATGGACCAGGGCCGCTGCACCGTGGTCGTCGACGGCGCCGAGCTGACCGTGAGCCGCCGGCACACCCGGGCCCTGCGGGAGATGCTCCTGAAGAGGCGCGCCCAGCCGTGA
- a CDS encoding DUF4244 domain-containing protein, with protein MAGQHGRSEAGITTAEYAVGTAAGAGFAGLLFAMLTGGFGDQLLNTLFDHVLSLLGLG; from the coding sequence ATGGCAGGACAGCACGGCCGCAGCGAGGCAGGCATCACCACGGCGGAGTACGCGGTCGGCACGGCCGCAGGAGCTGGCTTCGCCGGCCTCCTCTTCGCGATGCTGACCGGTGGCTTCGGCGACCAGCTGCTCAACACGCTCTTCGACCACGTCCTCTCGCTGCTGGGCCTGGGATGA
- a CDS encoding class I SAM-dependent methyltransferase: protein MASERPPEEPRGARSVAAAHVHGRPGYPRECVDWVVPGHGKTVLEIGAGIGKLTEQLVAAGHAVHAVDRDASMLEVLRTRLPSVPVTEGTVEELELRHRSVDAVVCSTAFTSFDLDCTLPVIAKALKTGGHLSVVWHERDTRIPWVRRLGAFLEGPVGARDNEPRTTTITERLLHSPLFSFVEEQTYTIWQDIDRETVSDLVLSRSWVAALSPEARARAVEEVQAFYADYGRGMDGMQLPYRVHAVRTQVVHQPGLFDDGTDALRITSGAGPVASVAGVAVTAAATDAQADAREGDAQGEAQGEAKEAPPKFRFDADLFTSDGTDTDMLLIDFT from the coding sequence ATGGCGAGCGAACGACCCCCGGAGGAGCCGCGCGGCGCACGCAGCGTGGCCGCCGCCCATGTCCACGGTCGCCCCGGCTACCCGCGCGAGTGCGTCGACTGGGTCGTGCCCGGCCACGGCAAGACCGTGCTCGAGATCGGTGCCGGCATCGGCAAGCTGACCGAGCAGCTGGTCGCCGCCGGCCACGCCGTGCACGCGGTCGACCGCGACGCCTCCATGCTCGAGGTGCTGCGTACGCGGCTCCCCTCGGTCCCGGTCACCGAGGGCACCGTCGAGGAGCTCGAGCTGCGCCACCGGTCGGTCGACGCGGTCGTCTGCTCGACCGCCTTCACCTCGTTCGACCTCGACTGCACGCTCCCCGTCATCGCGAAGGCCCTGAAGACCGGCGGCCACCTCAGCGTGGTCTGGCACGAGCGTGACACGCGCATCCCGTGGGTGCGCCGCCTCGGCGCCTTCCTCGAGGGGCCCGTCGGCGCGCGTGACAACGAGCCGCGCACCACCACGATCACCGAGCGCCTGCTGCACTCCCCCCTCTTCAGCTTCGTCGAGGAGCAGACGTACACCATCTGGCAGGACATCGACCGCGAGACGGTCTCCGACCTCGTGCTGTCGCGTTCCTGGGTCGCGGCGCTCTCGCCGGAGGCGCGGGCCCGCGCGGTCGAGGAGGTCCAGGCCTTCTACGCCGACTACGGCCGCGGCATGGACGGCATGCAGCTGCCTTACCGCGTGCACGCGGTGCGCACCCAGGTGGTGCACCAGCCCGGTCTCTTCGACGACGGCACCGACGCGTTGCGGATCACCTCGGGCGCGGGGCCGGTCGCGAGCGTCGCCGGGGTGGCCGTCACAGCCGCGGCGACCGACGCGCAGGCCGACGCGCGAGAGGGCGACGCGCAGGGTGAGGCGCAGGGCGAGGCCAAGGAGGCACCCCCGAAGTTCCGCTTCGACGCCGACCTCTTCACCTCCGACGGCACCGACACGGACATGCTGCTCATCGACTTCACCTGA
- a CDS encoding DEAD/DEAH box helicase, with protein sequence MTPTDHRIADVVERLAAVPGREDRLRHLEELPAREATHAPWPEWVDPAVRGAFEARGVTQPWLHQVLAAEAVHAGQHVVLATGTASGKSLAYQVPVLSGTLGARGSRDERGATTLYLSPTKALAQDQLAGLTALRTGVRVTTHDGDSSREQRDWARDHGEYLLTNPDMLHRSLLPSHHRWARFLSKLEWVVVDECHHYRGVFGAHVAQVLRRLRRVAASYGASPTFVLCSATVAEPEVAAHRLTGLDHLALTADHSPRGRVSIGLWEPPLTSFIGENGAPVRRAASSETADLLADLVTEDVATLAFVRSRRGAEQVAVRARELLADVDASLPDRVASYRGGYLPEERRDLEESLRAGRLTGLAATNALELGIDISGLDAVLIAGFPGTRAALWQQVGRAGRDGQDAMAVLVARDDPLDTYLVAHPEALLGAPVEATAFDPDNQYVLAPQLCAAAHEIPLTEADLDLFGPQARVVVDGLVAAGLLRKRPRGWFWTDSSRPSDHTDIRSTGGAAFSLMEAESGRVVGTVDAASVHSTAHPGAVYVHRGETWLVESLDLDDHLAVITRRDVDFSTSARETTDITIAATRERVPWGDCTLHFGDVDVTSQVVSYLVRRQPSGEVVAEHPLDLPPRTLRTTSVWWTVPDHALDAAGLDAVDLPGAAHAAEHCSIGLLPLFATCDRWDIGGVSTARHPDTGVLTVFVHDGHPGGAGFSERGFHAAHRWLTATRDTIAACECFEGCPSCIQSPKCGNQNNPLDKAGALRLLDVLLAGAPPEQ encoded by the coding sequence GTGACCCCCACCGACCACCGCATCGCCGACGTCGTCGAGCGCCTTGCCGCCGTCCCCGGACGGGAGGACCGGCTGCGCCACCTCGAGGAGCTGCCGGCACGTGAGGCGACCCACGCACCGTGGCCCGAATGGGTCGATCCCGCCGTCCGCGGGGCCTTCGAGGCGCGGGGGGTCACCCAGCCGTGGCTGCACCAGGTGCTCGCCGCCGAGGCGGTGCACGCCGGACAGCACGTCGTGCTGGCGACCGGGACCGCGTCGGGCAAGTCGCTCGCCTACCAGGTTCCGGTGCTGTCGGGCACGCTCGGCGCGCGCGGGTCCCGCGACGAGCGCGGCGCGACCACGCTCTACCTCTCCCCGACCAAGGCGCTCGCCCAGGACCAGCTGGCCGGCCTGACGGCGCTGCGCACGGGCGTACGCGTCACCACGCACGACGGCGACAGCAGCCGGGAGCAGCGCGACTGGGCGCGGGACCACGGGGAGTACCTGCTCACCAACCCCGACATGCTGCACCGCTCGCTCCTGCCCTCGCACCATCGTTGGGCGCGCTTCCTCTCGAAGTTGGAGTGGGTGGTCGTCGACGAGTGCCACCACTACCGCGGCGTCTTCGGTGCCCATGTCGCCCAGGTGCTGCGGCGGCTCCGACGCGTCGCCGCGTCGTACGGCGCCTCCCCGACCTTCGTGCTCTGCTCGGCCACCGTCGCCGAGCCGGAGGTGGCGGCGCACCGTCTCACCGGCCTGGACCACCTGGCCCTGACGGCCGACCACTCGCCTCGCGGGCGGGTCTCCATCGGGCTCTGGGAGCCGCCGCTGACCTCCTTCATCGGAGAGAACGGGGCGCCCGTGCGCCGGGCTGCCTCCTCGGAGACCGCGGACCTGCTGGCCGACCTCGTGACCGAGGACGTCGCCACGCTGGCCTTCGTACGCTCGCGCCGCGGCGCCGAGCAGGTCGCCGTCCGCGCCCGAGAGCTGCTCGCCGACGTGGACGCGTCGCTGCCCGACCGGGTGGCCTCCTACCGGGGTGGCTACCTGCCCGAGGAGCGCCGCGACCTGGAGGAGTCGTTGCGCGCCGGGCGCCTGACCGGCCTGGCGGCGACCAACGCCCTCGAGCTCGGGATCGACATCAGCGGGCTGGACGCGGTCCTGATCGCCGGCTTCCCCGGCACCCGCGCCGCGCTGTGGCAGCAGGTGGGCCGGGCCGGGCGTGACGGGCAGGACGCGATGGCCGTGCTCGTGGCCCGCGACGACCCGCTCGACACCTACCTGGTCGCCCACCCCGAGGCGCTGCTCGGCGCCCCCGTAGAGGCGACGGCCTTCGACCCGGACAACCAGTACGTCCTGGCGCCGCAGCTGTGCGCCGCCGCCCACGAGATCCCCCTGACCGAGGCCGACCTCGACCTCTTCGGGCCGCAGGCCCGCGTGGTGGTCGACGGCCTGGTGGCGGCAGGGCTGCTGCGCAAGCGCCCACGGGGCTGGTTCTGGACCGACTCCTCGCGCCCCAGCGACCACACCGACATCCGCTCCACCGGCGGTGCCGCCTTCTCGCTGATGGAGGCCGAGAGTGGACGGGTGGTCGGCACCGTCGACGCCGCGTCCGTCCACAGCACCGCCCACCCCGGCGCCGTCTACGTGCACCGTGGCGAGACCTGGCTCGTGGAGAGCCTCGACCTCGACGACCACCTGGCCGTGATCACCCGGCGCGACGTCGACTTCTCGACCTCCGCCCGCGAGACCACCGACATCACCATCGCCGCGACCCGTGAGCGGGTGCCGTGGGGTGACTGCACGCTGCACTTCGGGGACGTCGACGTCACCAGCCAGGTCGTCTCCTACCTCGTACGTCGGCAGCCCTCCGGCGAGGTGGTCGCCGAGCACCCGCTCGACCTGCCGCCGCGCACGCTGCGTACGACGTCGGTGTGGTGGACCGTGCCCGACCACGCGCTCGACGCCGCCGGCCTCGACGCGGTCGACCTGCCTGGGGCCGCGCACGCCGCCGAGCACTGCTCGATCGGGTTGCTGCCGCTCTTCGCCACCTGCGACCGCTGGGACATCGGCGGCGTCTCCACGGCGCGCCACCCCGACACCGGCGTGCTGACCGTCTTCGTCCACGACGGCCACCCCGGTGGCGCCGGCTTCTCCGAGCGTGGCTTCCACGCGGCCCACCGGTGGCTCACTGCCACCCGCGACACCATCGCGGCCTGCGAGTGCTTCGAGGGCTGCCCCTCCTGCATCCAGTCGCCCAAGTGCGGCAACCAGAACAACCCGCTCGACAAGGCCGGCGCGCTGCGCCTGCTCGACGTGCTGCTGGCCGGGGCGCCGCCCGAGCAGTAG
- a CDS encoding TadA family conjugal transfer-associated ATPase produces MSVEMADAVRDDLVRHGGELTPHRIALALQRLGLPVSATAVSDVHEHVLRTAHGLGPLAPLVADPTVTDVLVNGPGPVWVDRGQGVEVTDVVLASEDEVRRIAQRLAARGGRRLDDASPFCDVRLPEGARFHAVLAPLAHPGTAVSLRIPRARNFTLDELVDAGMVTQPGARLLRDVVAGRLAHLVSGGTGSGKTTLLTTLLGLVPPSERVVVVEDSAELRPDHPMVVGLEARPANTEGSGEVSLRTLVRQALRMRPDRVVVGEVRGAEVVDLLAAMNTGHEGGCGTLHANSAEQVPARIEALAAPAGIDRVAAAAQFVAAVDVLLHVSRGADGRRRLAQVAVPRLGERGAEAVWALEFGRDGRVKEGPGAALLADRLEGRR; encoded by the coding sequence GTGAGCGTGGAGATGGCCGACGCGGTCCGCGACGACCTGGTTCGCCACGGCGGAGAGCTCACCCCGCACCGGATCGCCCTGGCACTGCAGCGCCTCGGCCTGCCGGTCAGTGCGACCGCCGTCAGCGACGTGCACGAACACGTGCTGCGCACGGCCCACGGCCTGGGCCCCCTCGCACCGCTGGTGGCCGACCCCACCGTCACCGACGTGCTGGTCAACGGACCCGGCCCGGTCTGGGTGGACCGTGGACAGGGGGTCGAGGTCACGGACGTGGTCCTGGCCTCGGAGGACGAGGTCCGACGCATCGCGCAACGACTCGCCGCGCGAGGCGGGCGGCGACTCGACGACGCATCGCCGTTCTGCGACGTACGGCTGCCGGAGGGGGCGCGGTTCCACGCGGTGCTGGCGCCGCTCGCGCACCCCGGCACGGCCGTCTCGCTGCGCATCCCGCGGGCCCGCAACTTCACCCTCGACGAGCTGGTCGACGCCGGGATGGTGACCCAGCCGGGCGCGCGGCTGCTGCGCGACGTGGTCGCCGGACGGCTCGCCCACCTCGTCAGCGGCGGGACCGGCAGCGGCAAGACCACCCTGCTCACCACGCTGCTGGGCCTGGTGCCGCCGAGCGAGCGGGTCGTGGTCGTGGAGGACTCGGCCGAGCTGCGGCCCGACCACCCGATGGTCGTGGGGCTGGAGGCGCGCCCGGCCAACACCGAGGGCAGCGGTGAGGTGTCGCTGCGTACGTTGGTGCGCCAGGCCCTGCGGATGCGCCCCGACCGGGTGGTGGTCGGCGAGGTGCGTGGCGCCGAGGTGGTCGACCTGCTGGCGGCGATGAACACCGGACACGAGGGCGGGTGCGGCACGCTGCACGCCAACTCCGCCGAGCAGGTGCCGGCGCGCATCGAGGCGCTGGCGGCTCCCGCGGGCATCGACCGCGTTGCGGCCGCCGCCCAGTTCGTCGCCGCCGTCGACGTGCTGCTCCACGTGAGCCGTGGCGCCGACGGCCGCCGCCGGTTGGCGCAGGTGGCGGTGCCACGGCTGGGTGAGCGCGGAGCGGAGGCGGTGTGGGCGTTGGAGTTCGGCCGGGACGGGCGGGTCAAGGAGGGGCCGGGCGCAGCCTTGCTGGCCGACCGGTTGGAGGGGCGGCGGTGA
- a CDS encoding sensor histidine kinase, with amino-acid sequence MSWIRLPRRPPLGTEADRATFQTLHTISQASPALREGLTQDSAQRAVKHLRALLGTPAVALADTAGLLVWDGLGGHHGPQVADLIVRTVEEGGTGATDPTGLECNNPGCPVRHAFATPLTVEDRTVGVLLAMAPEPSAGLLLAVHEVAQWVSGQLELAELDAERRRAMEAEVRALRAQISPHFIYNSLGAIASFVRTDPDRARELLLEFADFTRYSFRSHGEFTTLAEELHSIERYLMLEQARFGDRLQVTLRVAPEVLAVTVPFLCIQPLAENAVRHGLEAVEGTGHLSITAKDLGHECIIEVEDNGVGEDPERVRRALAGDASLDSVGLGNVDARLRNAFGDEYGLVVETAPGAGTKVVVRVPKFAPGVHS; translated from the coding sequence ATGAGCTGGATCCGCCTCCCTCGACGCCCTCCGCTGGGCACCGAGGCGGACCGCGCCACCTTCCAGACCCTCCACACGATCTCGCAGGCCTCCCCCGCGCTGCGCGAGGGGCTGACGCAGGACAGCGCCCAACGCGCCGTGAAGCACCTGCGCGCCCTGCTCGGTACGCCGGCGGTGGCGCTGGCGGACACCGCCGGGCTGCTGGTGTGGGACGGGCTCGGCGGCCACCACGGCCCGCAGGTCGCCGACCTGATCGTCCGCACCGTCGAGGAGGGCGGCACCGGCGCCACCGACCCCACCGGGCTGGAGTGCAACAACCCCGGCTGCCCGGTGCGCCACGCCTTCGCCACCCCGCTCACCGTCGAGGACCGCACCGTCGGCGTGCTGCTCGCGATGGCGCCGGAGCCGAGCGCCGGCCTGCTGCTCGCCGTGCACGAGGTGGCCCAGTGGGTCAGCGGCCAGCTCGAGCTGGCCGAGCTCGACGCCGAGCGGCGTCGCGCCATGGAGGCCGAGGTCCGGGCCCTGCGGGCCCAGATCAGCCCCCACTTCATCTACAACTCCCTGGGCGCGATCGCGAGCTTCGTGCGTACTGACCCCGACCGGGCCCGTGAGCTGCTGCTCGAGTTCGCCGACTTCACCCGCTACTCCTTCCGCAGCCACGGCGAGTTCACGACGCTGGCCGAGGAGCTGCACTCCATCGAGCGCTACCTGATGCTGGAGCAGGCCCGCTTCGGCGACCGGCTCCAGGTCACGCTGCGGGTCGCGCCCGAGGTGCTGGCGGTGACGGTGCCCTTCCTGTGCATCCAGCCGCTCGCGGAGAACGCGGTGCGCCACGGGCTGGAGGCCGTCGAGGGCACCGGCCACCTGTCGATCACCGCCAAGGACCTCGGCCACGAGTGCATCATCGAGGTCGAGGACAACGGTGTCGGCGAGGATCCCGAGCGGGTCCGACGCGCCCTGGCCGGCGACGCGTCGCTCGACTCGGTGGGGCTGGGCAACGTGGACGCCCGACTTCGCAATGCCTTCGGTGACGAGTACGGTCTCGTCGTCGAGACCGCCCCCGGCGCCGGCACCAAGGTCGTGGTGCGGGTGCCCAAGTTCGCTCCGGGAGTGCACTCATGA
- a CDS encoding type II secretion system F family protein, producing MTWSTALAAVALACAVLLSWPVRLVPGGTLPTLRWPRPRRARAERRARSARAGEACSVLAEELRGGRDPGSALRWAGEVCPELGPVVQAYDLGADVPAALRRTGVAPLARVAGAWQVAHRSGQGLADALEAVADELRLEAATRRVVTAELASARATARMLVGLPVLALVVVTWSGAEPWRFFLGVGGALCGLAGLVLMAAGLAWIERIADAVEARA from the coding sequence GTGACCTGGTCGACGGCGCTGGCGGCAGTGGCGCTGGCGTGTGCGGTCCTGCTGTCGTGGCCCGTACGCCTGGTGCCCGGCGGGACGCTGCCCACGCTCCGCTGGCCGCGTCCTCGGCGGGCGCGGGCGGAGCGGCGGGCCCGGTCGGCCCGGGCGGGCGAAGCCTGCAGCGTGCTGGCCGAGGAGCTGCGCGGCGGGCGCGACCCCGGCTCCGCCCTGCGCTGGGCGGGGGAGGTCTGCCCGGAGCTGGGGCCGGTGGTGCAGGCGTACGACCTCGGTGCCGACGTGCCCGCCGCGCTCCGTCGCACCGGGGTGGCGCCGCTGGCCCGGGTGGCGGGCGCGTGGCAGGTGGCCCACCGCAGCGGGCAGGGACTGGCCGATGCGCTCGAGGCGGTGGCCGACGAGCTGCGGCTCGAGGCCGCGACCCGCCGGGTCGTCACCGCCGAGCTGGCCTCCGCCCGTGCCACCGCGCGGATGCTCGTCGGGCTGCCGGTGCTCGCCCTGGTCGTGGTGACGTGGAGCGGCGCCGAGCCGTGGCGGTTCTTCCTCGGGGTGGGCGGCGCGCTGTGCGGGCTGGCCGGTCTCGTGCTGATGGCGGCAGGGCTGGCCTGGATCGAGCGGATCGCCGACGCGGTCGAGGCGCGGGCGTGA
- a CDS encoding type II secretion system F family protein — translation MSALVAALGWAGALLLSGRPRPARRRTAREGRGGPSSRLAQVVLCLAAGAVAGLAFAGPRPGALVWTVVVAMACGWLLRRGPALLAARAEREVARDLPHLVLLLGAGLRAGASPAAALTAACEASPGPVSERLAPVTARLVWGTDPAEVWDDLAHDPVLGPLGRRLARSHRTGAAVSDAVAELARDLAARRRTEVEDLARTVGVRAALPLGLCLLPAFLLLGIVPVVAGLVSSLSFG, via the coding sequence GTGAGTGCGCTGGTCGCGGCGCTGGGCTGGGCCGGCGCGCTGCTGCTCAGTGGTCGCCCTCGACCGGCGCGCCGCCGGACTGCGCGTGAGGGACGGGGTGGGCCGTCGTCGCGGCTCGCGCAGGTCGTGCTCTGCCTGGCGGCCGGCGCGGTGGCCGGCCTGGCGTTCGCCGGGCCGCGGCCGGGCGCGCTGGTGTGGACCGTGGTGGTGGCGATGGCGTGCGGGTGGCTGCTGCGGCGCGGGCCGGCGCTGCTGGCGGCGCGCGCGGAGCGGGAGGTGGCACGCGACCTGCCGCACCTGGTCCTGCTGCTGGGGGCGGGGCTGCGGGCAGGCGCCTCCCCGGCTGCTGCGCTCACGGCGGCCTGCGAGGCGAGCCCGGGGCCTGTCTCCGAGCGGTTGGCCCCGGTCACCGCCCGGCTCGTGTGGGGCACGGACCCCGCCGAGGTCTGGGACGACCTGGCCCACGACCCCGTGCTCGGCCCGCTGGGTCGGCGGTTGGCGCGCTCCCACCGCACCGGCGCGGCCGTCTCTGACGCGGTGGCCGAGCTGGCGCGCGACCTGGCGGCGCGACGGCGTACGGAGGTCGAGGACCTGGCGCGCACCGTCGGCGTGCGGGCCGCCCTGCCGTTGGGACTGTGCCTGCTGCCCGCCTTCCTGCTGCTGGGGATCGTGCCGGTCGTGGCGGGGCTGGTGAGCAGCCTCTCCTTCGGCTGA
- the ssd gene encoding septum site-determining protein Ssd: MTAPYADVMVVSQDAAVVDEVQRCAAGAGRGVEVLGVVEASARWPSARVVLVGDDVLGAVLAAGPRRRPDVHLLCRGAPTTGHFRAGVSLGAESVTALDGAREWLTGLLQERAAGPPGRVVALLPGSGGAGATTAAAALAQVAARRGLRVVALDCDPWGPGLDRTVGVDERSGLGWREIAASPGRIAAASLAAAVPRHEGIGLVVGASDALAPAVVRDVVEAARLGHDLVVVDLPRGQVALAREVLARCDRALLVVRPSVAGLAAATRQVSELGGGLDVVVRRGGEGAAGVGDEAVRSATGARLVARLPFRRGLDESVDLGLGPVRSRRGGWARAVDRLLDDVLHGDLTGPEVAR; the protein is encoded by the coding sequence GTGACGGCTCCGTACGCCGACGTGATGGTGGTCTCGCAGGACGCGGCCGTCGTCGACGAGGTGCAGCGGTGCGCCGCGGGGGCGGGGCGTGGTGTCGAGGTGCTCGGCGTCGTCGAGGCGTCGGCGCGCTGGCCCAGCGCCCGGGTGGTGCTGGTCGGCGACGACGTCCTCGGGGCGGTGCTGGCCGCTGGTCCGCGGCGCCGCCCCGACGTGCACCTGCTGTGCCGGGGCGCACCGACCACCGGTCACTTCCGGGCCGGCGTCAGCCTGGGCGCGGAGAGCGTCACCGCGCTCGACGGGGCGCGGGAGTGGCTGACCGGGCTGCTGCAGGAGCGAGCCGCGGGGCCGCCGGGACGGGTGGTCGCCCTGCTCCCCGGGTCGGGCGGGGCGGGCGCCACCACCGCTGCGGCGGCCCTGGCCCAGGTGGCGGCGCGGCGTGGGCTGCGTGTGGTGGCGCTCGACTGTGACCCGTGGGGCCCGGGGCTGGACCGCACCGTGGGGGTCGACGAGAGGAGCGGGCTCGGGTGGCGCGAGATCGCCGCCTCGCCCGGGCGGATCGCGGCCGCCTCGTTGGCGGCCGCCGTCCCTCGGCACGAGGGGATCGGGCTGGTCGTCGGGGCCTCCGACGCGCTGGCGCCGGCGGTCGTGCGCGACGTCGTGGAGGCCGCGCGGCTCGGCCACGACCTGGTGGTGGTGGACCTGCCGCGCGGGCAGGTGGCGCTGGCCCGTGAGGTGCTCGCCCGGTGCGACCGCGCCCTGCTGGTGGTGCGGCCGTCGGTGGCGGGCCTGGCGGCTGCCACCCGTCAGGTCTCCGAGCTGGGAGGTGGCCTCGACGTGGTGGTGCGGCGGGGTGGCGAGGGCGCTGCTGGTGTGGGTGACGAGGCGGTACGCAGCGCCACCGGCGCCCGGCTCGTCGCCCGGCTGCCCTTCCGGCGGGGTCTCGACGAGTCGGTCGACCTGGGGCTGGGGCCGGTCCGTTCCCGGCGCGGCGGCTGGGCGCGGGCGGTCGACAGGCTCCTGGACGACGTGCTGCACGGCGACCTCACCGGCCCGGAGGTGGCCCGGTGA
- a CDS encoding Rv3654c family TadE-like protein — MTGRSRTERGAGTILVVTTATVLLTMAIVMAACVGLLHAHRRAQAAADLAALAGAAALQQGADGCGQADEVAALNGASLVRCRVTDRRVRVVAGVRGPAWGGFDDELLGEAEAGPS; from the coding sequence GTGACGGGGCGATCGAGGACGGAGCGCGGGGCCGGGACGATCTTGGTCGTCACCACCGCCACGGTGCTGCTGACCATGGCGATCGTGATGGCGGCCTGCGTCGGCCTGCTGCACGCCCACCGCCGCGCCCAGGCGGCCGCCGACCTGGCGGCGCTGGCCGGTGCTGCAGCCCTGCAGCAGGGGGCCGACGGCTGCGGTCAGGCCGACGAGGTGGCGGCGCTCAACGGCGCCAGCCTCGTACGCTGCCGCGTCACCGACCGGCGGGTGCGGGTGGTCGCCGGCGTACGCGGTCCGGCCTGGGGCGGGTTCGACGACGAGCTGCTGGGTGAGGCCGAGGCAGGTCCCTCGTGA
- a CDS encoding TadE family type IV pilus minor pilin, producing the protein MRRDERGAVTAEIALGLPLLGALTVGLVWLLAAGAAQVRAVDAARETARALARGDAAADAVEVGERIAPASARVAVVSGQGDHVRVRVTARVRGPGGLFASLPAVPVDAEAVALLESAP; encoded by the coding sequence ATGAGGCGCGACGAGCGTGGCGCGGTCACCGCCGAGATCGCCCTGGGGCTGCCGCTGCTCGGGGCGCTGACCGTGGGCCTGGTGTGGCTCCTGGCGGCCGGCGCGGCCCAGGTGCGGGCAGTCGACGCAGCGCGCGAGACCGCCCGTGCCCTGGCCCGGGGTGACGCGGCGGCCGACGCGGTCGAGGTGGGGGAGCGCATCGCCCCCGCCTCGGCCCGCGTGGCGGTGGTGAGCGGCCAGGGCGACCACGTCCGGGTCCGCGTCACCGCCAGGGTCCGCGGGCCGGGCGGGCTCTTCGCCTCGTTGCCGGCCGTGCCGGTCGACGCCGAGGCGGTGGCGCTGCTGGAGAGCGCGCCGTGA
- a CDS encoding oxidoreductase, whose protein sequence is MSTDPLAWLAELEGVASAYAATRDGIDVMLRDRGLRQTDPATTAEALALGAHASAVLEGSTATIEEIAEGRGDEIAQDALRLSASVLSLTPQLKQSPLQVFARLHAVAASTALPAEALGRPRDAESAKRLQGLAEVVLSSSQVPALLLAAVVHADIATAAPFASHNGIVARAAERLVLVARGVDPKALMVPEAGHLALREQYESNLRGYATGSQRGVHAWALYAAEAYAKGMELSPLRPVKRPRRERG, encoded by the coding sequence GTGAGCACCGATCCCCTCGCCTGGCTGGCGGAACTCGAGGGCGTGGCCTCCGCGTACGCCGCCACGCGCGACGGCATTGACGTCATGCTGCGCGACCGCGGACTGCGCCAGACCGACCCGGCGACGACCGCCGAGGCGCTCGCGCTGGGTGCGCACGCCTCCGCCGTGCTGGAGGGGTCGACCGCGACGATCGAGGAGATCGCCGAGGGTCGGGGCGACGAGATCGCCCAGGACGCCCTGCGGCTCTCGGCCTCCGTGCTCTCGCTGACCCCGCAGCTCAAGCAGTCGCCGCTCCAGGTCTTCGCCCGCCTGCACGCGGTGGCTGCCTCCACCGCCCTGCCCGCCGAGGCGCTCGGTCGCCCGCGCGACGCGGAGTCGGCGAAGCGGCTCCAGGGCCTGGCCGAGGTCGTGCTCTCGTCGAGCCAGGTGCCGGCGCTGCTGCTGGCCGCCGTGGTCCACGCCGACATCGCCACCGCCGCGCCCTTCGCCTCCCACAACGGGATCGTGGCCCGGGCCGCCGAGCGGCTGGTGCTGGTCGCGCGCGGCGTCGACCCGAAGGCGCTGATGGTGCCGGAGGCCGGTCACCTGGCGTTGCGCGAGCAGTACGAGTCCAACCTGCGGGGCTACGCGACGGGCAGCCAGCGCGGCGTCCACGCGTGGGCGCTCTACGCCGCCGAGGCGTACGCGAAGGGCATGGAGCTGAGCCCGCTGCGGCCGGTGAAGAGGCCACGCCGCGAGCGCGGCTGA